The Phaeobacter sp. A36a-5a genomic interval CGATCAGGGGGCCATTCAGGCCTGTTTCGTTTTTCTGCGCATGGGCGGCGCGATGGCAAAGCTGCCTGCCGAAACGCTCGCCCTGACGCAGGCGGTGCAGGCGATCCTGATGTGGGGCGACAGCGCTTTTGCCAAGACCTCGCCGCTGGCGGTGCTGCCGGAGACGGGCGCCACCATTCTGCGCCCGGATATCGCCGGGGTGATTGCGGCGGCCTATGATCGGATGATGCCGCTTGCGGCATCCGACAGCGCCCATGCGCTGCGGCTCTTTGCCCGGCTGCAGGCACCGATTGAGCCCTCGGCCGACGCCTCTGGTCAGGCCAGCCACTGAGCCGCGCGCCAGCGCAAAACGGGGCAGGAGGCCCGGCAGAATGATCCATCGCTTTCCGGTTCGGGTATATTACGAAGACACCGACATGGGCGGGATTGTCTATCACGCCAATTACCTGCGGTTTATCGAGCGGGCGCGCAGCGACTGGGTGCGCAACCTTGGCAATGATCAGAACGCCATGCGCGAGGCGGGGCTGATCTGGGTGGTGCGGCGGATCGAGGCGGATTACCTCGCCCCTGCCAAATTCGACGAAGAGCTGCGGATCGAGACCGAGGTGCAGAAGGTCACCCCTGCGCGGCTCACCATGTCGCAGCGGGTGTTTCGCGGCGAGACGGAGCTGTTTCGCGCCATCGTTACCGTGGTTTGCGTCAATGCCGGGACCGGCGCGCCGATCCGCCTGCCGGCAGAGATTCGCGCATTGCTGTAACAATTCCTGCTGTCACGGCTGTTTCATTGGCTTTTGACCTTGAACTGGGATAGCCTTTTGCCAAATGAAAGCCGGAAAACGGCTGGAAAACGGCCAAAAACATAGAGCAGGTCCATGGAAGCAGAAAC includes:
- the ybgC gene encoding tol-pal system-associated acyl-CoA thioesterase yields the protein MIHRFPVRVYYEDTDMGGIVYHANYLRFIERARSDWVRNLGNDQNAMREAGLIWVVRRIEADYLAPAKFDEELRIETEVQKVTPARLTMSQRVFRGETELFRAIVTVVCVNAGTGAPIRLPAEIRALL